One Tomitella gaofuii DNA segment encodes these proteins:
- a CDS encoding TetR/AcrR family transcriptional regulator, whose amino-acid sequence MTTAATSTSERIILTAERLFGERGLGSVSLREIAVAAGQRNSAAVHYHFGNKDALVQAVFDHRMAGTNAHRLSMLAAMTADGRDADLRALLEALVTPLAAATGHADSHFGAFLLQLASVPPYRINWDWESAESVRLVWRGIARCLALSGPVADERKKMLTNLVIHTVADHERSESDVWQRQLIDAAAGLLSAPDSTG is encoded by the coding sequence ATGACCACGGCCGCGACATCGACCAGTGAGCGGATCATCCTCACCGCGGAGCGCCTCTTCGGCGAACGCGGACTGGGCTCCGTGTCGCTCCGGGAGATCGCGGTGGCAGCCGGTCAGCGGAACTCCGCCGCGGTCCACTACCACTTCGGAAACAAGGACGCACTGGTCCAGGCGGTGTTCGACCATCGGATGGCGGGCACCAACGCGCACCGGCTGAGCATGCTCGCCGCCATGACAGCCGACGGCCGCGACGCAGACCTGCGCGCCCTGCTGGAGGCGCTCGTCACCCCCCTGGCGGCCGCCACCGGCCACGCGGACAGCCACTTCGGCGCGTTCCTGCTGCAGCTGGCCAGCGTGCCGCCGTACCGGATCAACTGGGACTGGGAGTCCGCCGAGAGCGTCCGACTGGTGTGGCGGGGAATCGCACGGTGCCTCGCACTGTCCGGGCCCGTGGCGGACGAGCGCAAGAAGATGCTCACCAACCTCGTGATCCACACCGTCGCCGACCACGAAAGGTCGGAATCGGACGTGTGGCAACGGCAGCTCATCGACGCCGCGGCCGGGTTGCTCTCCGCCCCTGACAGCACCGGGTGA
- a CDS encoding nuclear transport factor 2 family protein, giving the protein MSTTPDASALVATVERSPAAVAAHDRDGWLGLFSHDAEVCDPVGSRPNRGRAELTAFYETFIAPNDITFRVEHDTVAGMTVFRDLTLETVMGGRMGPGGATAPGDVALQVPMHLRYDLVDIAGEGRSADLRLALLHAHWELPSMIGQLLEHGIVGAGVGAKLVPRLLRNQRVGGTVGFGRALRRAGREGKSTVEGLLGALSSGDAAGARERLMPGVSIELPGTDRSMTIEEFAGAPRGLRWRKLLSAGMTVTATIESEGARGVGLFEFDDRRDRVSRARLYLPG; this is encoded by the coding sequence ATGAGCACCACGCCCGACGCCTCCGCCCTCGTCGCCACCGTCGAGAGGTCCCCCGCCGCCGTCGCCGCGCACGACCGCGACGGCTGGCTCGGCCTTTTCTCGCACGACGCCGAGGTGTGCGACCCGGTCGGCTCGCGCCCCAACCGCGGGCGCGCCGAGCTCACCGCCTTTTACGAGACCTTCATCGCGCCGAACGACATCACGTTCCGCGTCGAGCACGACACCGTCGCCGGCATGACGGTGTTCCGGGATCTCACGCTCGAGACGGTGATGGGCGGGCGTATGGGCCCCGGCGGGGCGACCGCGCCGGGCGACGTGGCCCTGCAAGTGCCCATGCATCTGCGTTACGACCTGGTCGACATCGCCGGCGAGGGCCGGAGCGCGGACCTGCGCCTGGCGCTGCTGCATGCGCACTGGGAGTTGCCGTCGATGATCGGGCAGCTGCTCGAGCACGGGATCGTCGGCGCCGGGGTCGGCGCCAAGCTGGTCCCGCGCCTGCTGCGCAATCAGCGCGTCGGGGGCACCGTGGGGTTCGGCCGCGCACTGCGCCGTGCCGGCCGGGAAGGCAAGTCGACGGTGGAGGGCCTGCTGGGCGCGCTGTCCTCCGGCGACGCCGCCGGCGCGCGGGAACGCCTCATGCCCGGTGTCTCGATCGAACTGCCCGGCACCGACCGGAGCATGACCATCGAGGAGTTCGCGGGCGCGCCGCGCGGGCTGCGCTGGCGCAAGCTCCTGTCCGCGGGGATGACCGTCACCGCCACCATCGAGTCGGAAGGGGCACGCGGCGTGGGCCTGTTCGAGTTCGACGACCGGCGCGACCGGGTCAGCCGCGCGCGGTTGTACCTTCCCGGCTGA